The following proteins are encoded in a genomic region of Actinomadura sp. NAK00032:
- a CDS encoding serine/threonine-protein kinase — MTSVGPMAPGDPARLGRYELVGRLGEGGQSVVYLGRREDGTQAAVKLLRDRFSRSPEWRARFEREMRMIGRVAGFCTAQVVEADISGDLPYVVSEYVPGPSLSGLVHERGPRTGTDLDRLAIGTVTALAAIHRAGILHRDFKPSNVLMGPDGPRVIDFGIARIAGAPAAKGSGVVGTPSYMAPEQVTDAELGTGVDMFTWAATMLFAATGRHPFGNDTISAVFHRILNYEPDLSALPESLRGAVASCLAKDPALRPEAQTVLLDLLGGQAVPEDEGPLSTGAHFAGDARVLPLPTPARPGGTDPGGTPPPRTVPPRRRRRGLGVAAAVAAVVALAAGGTAWALMAGGSGEAPAQAETGSAAPPAAAAEAVAPATRAIETVLSFDHARFDQNVAAAHRTATARYGADYDRQLATRDYRAELTEKKGSVTAEVADAAVVSAAPGRVTVLSYVRRTVRAQNADPSRLQDPMRATMVKQGGGWLLDSLYSLKAGSPRADMSGATWPGVRARGAVDAVSRDPAVARGTALEVGLRAGAAEQQVTALVLVGACKGGCTDGDAVEVRRLLLERAGGGWKVAKSETL; from the coding sequence ATGACGTCCGTTGGCCCTATGGCGCCCGGCGACCCCGCGCGGCTCGGGCGGTACGAGCTGGTCGGACGGCTCGGTGAGGGCGGGCAGAGCGTCGTCTACCTCGGCCGCCGCGAGGACGGGACGCAGGCCGCGGTGAAGCTGCTGCGCGACCGGTTCAGCCGCAGCCCCGAATGGCGCGCCCGGTTCGAGCGCGAGATGCGGATGATCGGGCGGGTCGCCGGGTTCTGCACGGCGCAGGTCGTCGAGGCCGACATCTCCGGCGACCTGCCCTACGTGGTGAGCGAGTACGTGCCGGGGCCGTCGCTCAGCGGGCTCGTCCACGAGCGCGGGCCGCGCACCGGCACCGACCTCGACCGGCTGGCCATCGGCACCGTGACCGCGCTGGCGGCGATCCACCGGGCGGGGATCCTGCACCGCGACTTCAAGCCGTCCAACGTGCTGATGGGGCCGGACGGCCCGCGCGTCATCGACTTCGGCATCGCGCGGATCGCCGGCGCCCCGGCGGCGAAGGGCAGCGGCGTCGTCGGGACGCCGTCCTACATGGCGCCCGAGCAGGTCACCGACGCCGAACTCGGCACCGGCGTCGACATGTTCACCTGGGCGGCGACGATGCTGTTCGCCGCGACGGGGCGGCACCCGTTCGGCAACGACACGATCTCCGCGGTGTTCCACCGGATCCTGAACTACGAGCCGGACCTGTCGGCGCTGCCGGAGTCGCTGCGCGGCGCCGTCGCGTCCTGCCTGGCGAAGGACCCGGCGCTGCGCCCGGAGGCCCAGACGGTGCTGCTGGACCTGCTCGGCGGGCAGGCCGTGCCGGAGGACGAGGGCCCGCTCAGCACCGGCGCCCACTTCGCCGGGGACGCGCGGGTGCTGCCGCTGCCGACCCCCGCGCGGCCGGGCGGAACCGACCCGGGCGGGACGCCTCCGCCGCGGACCGTCCCGCCGCGGCGCCGCAGGCGCGGGCTGGGAGTAGCCGCCGCCGTGGCGGCGGTGGTCGCGCTCGCGGCGGGCGGGACGGCGTGGGCGCTGATGGCGGGCGGCTCCGGCGAAGCGCCCGCGCAGGCGGAGACCGGCTCCGCGGCCCCGCCCGCCGCCGCGGCCGAGGCGGTCGCGCCCGCGACCCGGGCGATCGAGACCGTGCTCAGCTTCGACCACGCCCGGTTCGACCAGAACGTGGCGGCCGCGCACCGGACCGCCACGGCCCGGTACGGCGCCGACTACGACCGGCAGCTCGCGACGCGCGACTACCGCGCGGAGCTGACCGAGAAGAAGGGCTCGGTCACCGCGGAGGTGGCCGACGCCGCCGTCGTGTCCGCGGCGCCCGGCAGGGTCACCGTCCTGTCGTACGTCCGGCGGACGGTGCGCGCCCAGAACGCCGACCCCTCCCGCCTCCAGGACCCGATGCGCGCGACCATGGTCAAGCAGGGGGGCGGGTGGCTGCTCGACAGCCTGTACTCGCTGAAGGCGGGCTCGCCCCGCGCCGACATGTCCGGCGCGACCTGGCCGGGCGTGCGGGCGCGCGGGGCGGTCGACGCGGTCTCCCGCGACCCGGCCGTCGCGCGCGGGACCGCGCTGGAGGTCGGGCTGCGCGCGGGAGCGGCGGAGCAGCAGGTCACGGCGCTGGTGCTGGTCGGCGCGTGCAAGGGCGGCTGCACCGACGGCGACGCGGTCGAGGTCCGCCGCCTCCTGCTCGAACGGGCGGGCGGCGGCTGGAAGGTCGCCAAGTCCGAGACGCTCTGA
- the rsmD gene encoding 16S rRNA (guanine(966)-N(2))-methyltransferase RsmD, whose translation MSRVIAGSAGGRRLAVPPGRDTRPTSDRAREGLFSTVLALLGPLDGLRVADLYAGSGAVGFEALSRGAAHALLVESHPRAMRVIKQNADALGLPGAAPCAEKVERLVRRAPGEPYDLIFADPPYALADASVTGLLEDLRDHGWAAPDALVVVERASRGPALAWPDGYEAERERRYGEAIFWYGRANGR comes from the coding sequence GTGAGCAGGGTCATCGCGGGCAGCGCGGGCGGGCGGCGGCTGGCCGTCCCGCCGGGACGGGACACCAGGCCGACCAGCGACCGCGCCCGGGAGGGCCTGTTCTCCACCGTCCTCGCCCTCCTCGGCCCGCTGGACGGGCTGCGCGTCGCCGACCTGTACGCCGGGTCCGGCGCGGTCGGGTTCGAGGCGCTGTCCCGGGGCGCGGCGCACGCGCTGCTCGTCGAGTCGCACCCGCGTGCGATGCGGGTGATCAAGCAGAACGCGGACGCGCTCGGGCTGCCCGGCGCCGCCCCCTGCGCCGAGAAGGTGGAGCGGCTCGTCCGGCGCGCGCCCGGCGAGCCCTACGACCTGATCTTCGCCGACCCGCCGTACGCGCTCGCGGACGCGTCCGTCACCGGCCTCCTGGAGGACCTGCGCGACCACGGCTGGGCCGCGCCGGACGCCCTGGTCGTCGTCGAACGGGCGTCCCGCGGGCCCGCGCTGGCCTGGCCCGACGGGTACGAGGCGGAGCGCGAGAGACGTTACGGTGAGGCGATTTTCTGGTACGGCCGCGCCAACGGCCGTTGA
- a CDS encoding penicillin-binding transpeptidase domain-containing protein, whose translation MKPGIDRAVGRTWVVALVMAVALMANITYVQGFQAQDLRDDSLNARQFEDRFKIDRGPIVADGQRLAWSEKTDDDRYQRHYKDGKVFAPVTGYFSVFSQTGLESAANHFLDGTDDRLATTNFVDKLVGNHVPGGTVEATIDVKAQRTAYAALASSGARRAAAVVLDAETGAIRVLASTPTYDPDDVSTLDRKKAVKAFERLNREKLKPLLDKATREVFPPGSTFKTVVAAAALKAGATAGSQVKAGRSYKPPGAGQAINNDAGDIGGSCDLSRIPLAEAYAQSCNTTFAFMGAEEPGNDAVHDAAAAFGFGDPVEYADGLRGAASAFPTTDQPSLSALGSIGQGSTVASPLQMAMVAAGVLNDGEVMRPHLVDKLRAPNGRTVDTVSPKRMSRALTSGQAKQMRDMMKAVVDRGTGKTLKGTSIVGGKTGTADVEGAAYNDRWFIGFGPGDDPKYAVAVMTEAPGYGIESGPIAARILKALGD comes from the coding sequence ATGAAGCCCGGTATCGACCGCGCGGTGGGACGCACCTGGGTCGTCGCGCTGGTCATGGCCGTCGCCCTGATGGCGAACATCACGTACGTGCAGGGCTTCCAGGCGCAGGACCTGCGGGACGACTCGCTCAACGCCCGCCAGTTCGAGGACCGCTTCAAGATCGACCGCGGCCCCATCGTGGCGGACGGCCAGCGGCTCGCCTGGTCGGAGAAGACCGATGACGACCGCTACCAGCGCCACTACAAGGACGGCAAGGTGTTCGCGCCGGTCACCGGCTACTTCTCCGTGTTCTCCCAGACCGGCCTGGAGAGTGCCGCGAACCACTTCCTGGACGGCACCGACGACCGCCTGGCCACCACCAACTTCGTCGACAAGCTCGTCGGCAACCACGTCCCCGGCGGGACGGTCGAGGCGACCATCGACGTCAAGGCGCAGCGCACCGCCTACGCCGCGCTCGCGTCCAGCGGCGCCCGCCGCGCCGCGGCCGTGGTCCTCGACGCGGAGACGGGCGCGATCCGGGTGCTGGCGTCCACGCCGACCTACGACCCCGATGACGTGTCGACGCTCGATCGGAAGAAGGCCGTGAAGGCGTTCGAGCGGCTCAACCGCGAGAAGCTGAAGCCGCTGCTCGACAAGGCCACCCGGGAGGTGTTCCCGCCCGGCTCCACGTTCAAGACCGTCGTCGCCGCGGCCGCGCTGAAGGCCGGTGCCACCGCCGGGTCGCAGGTCAAGGCCGGCCGCAGCTACAAGCCGCCGGGCGCCGGGCAGGCGATCAACAACGACGCGGGCGACATCGGCGGGTCCTGCGACCTGAGCCGGATCCCGCTGGCCGAGGCGTACGCGCAGTCCTGCAACACCACGTTCGCGTTCATGGGCGCGGAGGAGCCCGGCAACGACGCCGTCCACGACGCGGCCGCCGCGTTCGGGTTCGGCGACCCGGTCGAGTACGCCGACGGCCTGCGCGGCGCCGCCAGCGCGTTCCCGACGACCGACCAGCCCTCGCTCAGCGCGCTCGGCTCCATCGGGCAGGGCAGCACGGTCGCCAGCCCGCTGCAGATGGCGATGGTCGCCGCCGGCGTCCTCAACGACGGGGAGGTCATGCGGCCGCACCTCGTCGACAAGCTGCGCGCCCCGAACGGCCGGACGGTCGACACGGTCTCGCCGAAGCGGATGTCGCGGGCGCTGACGTCCGGGCAGGCGAAGCAGATGCGGGACATGATGAAGGCCGTCGTCGACCGGGGCACGGGCAAGACGCTGAAGGGGACGTCCATCGTCGGCGGCAAGACCGGCACCGCCGACGTCGAGGGCGCCGCCTACAACGACCGCTGGTTCATCGGGTTCGGTCCGGGGGACGACCCGAAGTACGCGGTCGCGGTGATGACCGAGGCGCCCGGCTACGGCATCGAGTCGGGCCCGATCGCGGCCAGGATCCTCAAGGCCCTGGGCGACTGA
- the coaD gene encoding pantetheine-phosphate adenylyltransferase: protein MRRVVCPGSFDPVTNGHLDIISRASRLYDEVVVAVLINKNKKSLFTVDERADMIAEVTAEYGNVKVDKFYGLTVDYCKEQDIPVIVRGLRAVSDYEYELQMAQMNHRIAGVETLFMATNPEYAFLSSSLMKEVVKFGGDISGLVPDSVHARLVDRLRQQT from the coding sequence GTGCGCCGTGTCGTCTGTCCGGGATCGTTCGACCCCGTCACCAACGGGCATCTCGACATCATCAGCCGCGCCTCCCGTCTGTATGACGAGGTGGTCGTCGCGGTGCTGATCAACAAGAACAAGAAGAGCCTGTTCACCGTGGACGAGCGCGCCGACATGATCGCCGAGGTCACCGCGGAGTACGGCAACGTCAAGGTGGACAAGTTCTACGGACTCACCGTCGACTACTGCAAGGAGCAGGACATCCCGGTCATCGTCCGGGGGCTGCGGGCCGTCAGCGACTACGAGTACGAGCTGCAGATGGCCCAGATGAACCACCGGATCGCCGGCGTGGAGACGCTCTTCATGGCGACGAACCCGGAGTACGCCTTCCTGTCCTCCAGCCTGATGAAAGAGGTCGTGAAGTTCGGCGGGGACATCTCCGGACTCGTCCCCGACAGCGTCCACGCCCGCCTCGTGGACCGCCTCCGGCAGCAGACCTGA
- a CDS encoding DUF177 domain-containing protein, with product MLDTRALSRQPGSSREEHLTVPAPENFGVEMVGVPEGAAIGLDLRLEAVLEGVLVTGTATVPLEGECSRCLDPIASTFEADFQELFVYDDTRSGGNAADDELRLEGDLIDLEPVLRDAVVLALPLSPLCRDDCPGLCPDCGARLADVEPGHHHDVADPRWAALQDLAGDMAPADPDRGNGSSGTRGSFDRREGKQEG from the coding sequence GTGCTCGACACCCGAGCTCTGAGCCGGCAGCCGGGATCGTCGCGCGAGGAGCACCTGACCGTGCCGGCACCGGAGAACTTCGGCGTCGAGATGGTGGGCGTCCCCGAGGGCGCCGCGATCGGGCTGGACCTCCGGCTCGAAGCGGTCCTGGAGGGGGTGCTCGTCACCGGCACGGCGACGGTCCCCCTGGAGGGGGAGTGCTCCCGCTGCCTCGACCCGATCGCCTCGACCTTCGAGGCGGACTTCCAGGAGCTCTTCGTCTACGACGACACCCGCTCGGGCGGGAACGCCGCCGACGACGAGCTCCGCCTCGAGGGCGACCTCATCGACCTCGAACCGGTCCTGCGGGACGCGGTGGTGCTCGCGCTGCCGCTGTCCCCGCTGTGCCGGGACGACTGCCCGGGCCTGTGCCCGGACTGCGGTGCGCGGCTCGCGGACGTCGAGCCGGGGCACCACCACGACGTCGCCGACCCCCGGTGGGCGGCGCTGCAGGACCTCGCCGGCGACATGGCGCCGGCGGACCCCGACCGGGGGAACGGGAGCTCCGGCACCCGTGGTTCATTCGACCGACGAGAAGGAAAGCAGGAGGGCTGA
- the rpmF gene encoding 50S ribosomal protein L32 — MAVPKRKKSRSNTRHRRSQWKTAAPNLVECPTCRDHKLPHTACATCGTYDRRQVITPSA, encoded by the coding sequence GTGGCCGTCCCGAAGCGGAAGAAGTCGCGCAGCAACACGCGGCACCGGCGTTCGCAGTGGAAGACCGCGGCGCCGAACCTGGTCGAGTGCCCGACGTGCCGCGACCACAAGCTGCCGCACACCGCGTGCGCGACATGCGGAACCTACGACCGGCGGCAGGTCATCACCCCGTCGGCCTGA
- the rnc gene encoding ribonuclease III has product MSAKRSAPTPDRAELTAALGVEVTGELLERALTHRSYAYENGGLPTNERLEFLGDSVLGLVVTDTLFRGHPDLPEGQLAKLRAAVVNMRALAGVARGLGVGAHIRLGRGEEGTGGRDKASILADTLEALIGAVYLDRGLDEASALVHRLFDGLIARSAGLGAGLDWKTSLQELTAVEELGVPEYHVAESGPDHQKTFRASVRVGGKTYGSGEGRSKKEAEQHAAEAAWNEIRALVVERDAGEQAGEQAGEAAQAGA; this is encoded by the coding sequence GTGAGCGCCAAGAGGAGCGCACCCACGCCGGACCGCGCGGAACTGACCGCCGCGCTCGGCGTCGAAGTGACCGGCGAACTGCTCGAACGTGCCCTGACGCACCGTTCGTACGCCTACGAGAACGGCGGCCTGCCGACCAACGAGCGCCTGGAGTTCCTCGGCGACTCGGTGCTGGGGCTCGTCGTCACCGACACCCTGTTCCGCGGCCACCCCGACCTGCCCGAGGGGCAACTGGCCAAGCTCCGCGCCGCCGTGGTCAACATGCGCGCGCTCGCGGGCGTCGCGCGCGGCCTCGGGGTCGGCGCCCACATCCGGCTCGGCCGCGGCGAGGAGGGCACCGGCGGCCGCGACAAGGCCTCGATCCTCGCCGACACCCTGGAGGCGCTGATCGGCGCCGTCTACCTGGACCGCGGCCTCGACGAGGCGTCCGCCCTCGTCCACCGGCTCTTCGACGGGCTGATCGCCCGGTCCGCCGGGCTCGGCGCCGGGCTGGACTGGAAGACCTCGCTGCAGGAGCTCACCGCCGTGGAGGAGCTCGGCGTCCCCGAGTACCACGTCGCCGAGAGCGGCCCCGACCACCAGAAGACCTTCCGCGCGTCCGTGCGGGTCGGCGGGAAGACCTACGGCTCGGGGGAGGGCCGCAGCAAGAAGGAGGCCGAGCAGCACGCCGCCGAGGCCGCCTGGAACGAGATCCGCGCGCTCGTCGTGGAGCGCGACGCCGGCGAGCAGGCCGGCGAGCAGGCCGGCGAGGCGGCGCAGGCCGGTGCCTGA
- the mutM gene encoding bifunctional DNA-formamidopyrimidine glycosylase/DNA-(apurinic or apyrimidinic site) lyase: MPELPEVEVVRRGLEQWTTGRSIASAEVLHPRSVRRHEAGPADFAARLAGRATRPPRRRGKYLWIPLDGDSEAVLCHLGMSGQLLVGDPGREREKHLRVRVCFDDGGHDLRFVDQRTFGHLMLTDLVPDAFGAGSLVPEPIVHIAADPLEDAFDPEAFFRALRRRRTGIKRALLDQSLISGVGNIYADEALWRARLHWARPTETMTRAEATRLLEAAQEVMGAALAVGGTSFDSLYVNVNGESGYFERSLDAYGRRDEPCRRCGAPIRRDEFMNRSSYSCPVCQPRPRRAHY, encoded by the coding sequence GTGCCTGAGCTGCCCGAGGTCGAGGTCGTCCGGCGCGGCCTCGAGCAGTGGACGACCGGCCGGTCCATCGCGTCCGCGGAGGTCCTGCACCCCCGCTCGGTGCGCCGCCACGAGGCGGGCCCCGCCGACTTCGCCGCCCGCCTCGCCGGCCGCGCGACGCGGCCGCCCCGCCGCCGCGGCAAGTACCTGTGGATCCCGCTCGACGGCGACTCCGAGGCGGTGCTGTGCCACCTCGGCATGAGCGGGCAGCTGCTCGTCGGCGACCCCGGGCGCGAGCGCGAGAAGCACCTGCGCGTCCGGGTCTGCTTCGACGACGGCGGTCACGACCTGCGCTTCGTCGACCAGCGGACCTTCGGGCACCTGATGCTCACCGACCTCGTCCCGGACGCCTTCGGCGCGGGTTCGCTCGTCCCCGAGCCGATCGTGCACATCGCCGCCGACCCGCTGGAGGACGCCTTCGACCCCGAGGCGTTCTTCCGCGCGCTGCGCCGCCGCAGGACCGGGATCAAGCGGGCCCTGCTCGACCAGTCGCTGATCAGCGGCGTGGGCAACATCTACGCCGACGAGGCGCTGTGGCGGGCCAGGCTGCACTGGGCGCGCCCCACCGAGACGATGACCCGCGCGGAGGCCACGCGCCTCCTGGAGGCCGCACAGGAGGTCATGGGCGCCGCCCTCGCGGTGGGCGGCACGTCCTTCGACAGCCTGTACGTCAACGTGAACGGCGAGAGCGGCTACTTCGAACGCTCCCTGGACGCCTACGGCCGCCGCGACGAGCCCTGCCGCCGCTGCGGGGCGCCCATCCGCCGCGACGAGTTCATGAACCGCTCGTCCTACAGCTGCCCGGTGTGCCAGCCGCGCCCCCGGCGGGCGCACTACTAG
- a CDS encoding acylphosphatase, whose product MTDDEENVRLTAWVRGRVQGVGFRWWVRSRALELGLTGSAANLGDGRVEVVAEGPRGKCRALLDLLEGDGTAGRPGRVTGVTERWSAPRGEAAGFVER is encoded by the coding sequence GTGACGGACGACGAGGAGAACGTGCGGCTCACGGCCTGGGTGCGCGGCCGCGTCCAGGGCGTCGGGTTCCGCTGGTGGGTGCGGTCGCGGGCGCTGGAACTCGGCCTGACCGGCAGCGCCGCGAACCTGGGCGACGGCCGCGTCGAGGTCGTGGCCGAGGGCCCGCGCGGCAAGTGCCGCGCCCTGCTCGACCTGCTGGAAGGCGACGGCACCGCCGGCCGTCCGGGCAGGGTCACCGGCGTCACCGAGCGCTGGAGCGCCCCGCGCGGCGAGGCCGCCGGCTTCGTGGAGCGGTGA